The Piliocolobus tephrosceles isolate RC106 chromosome 3, ASM277652v3, whole genome shotgun sequence genome has a window encoding:
- the PPBP gene encoding platelet basic protein gives MSLRLDTTPSCNSARPLHALQVLLLLSLLLTALASSTEGKTKRNLAKGKEESLDSDLYTELRCLCMKTTSGIHPKNIQSLEVIGKGIHCNQVEVIATLKDGRKICLDPDAPRIKKIVQKKLAGDESTD, from the exons ATGAGCCTCAGACTTGATACCACCCCTTCCTGTAACAGTGCCAGACCACTTCATGCCCTGCAGGTGCTGCTGCTTCTGTCACTGCTGCTGACTGCTCTGGCTTCCTCCACCGAAGGAAAAACTAAGAGAAACTTGGCGAAAGGCAAAG AGGAAAGTCTAGACAGTGACTTGTACACTGAACTGCGCTGCTTGTGTATGAAGACAACCTCTGGAATTCATCCCAAAAACATCCAAAGTTTGGAAGTGATCGGGAAAGGAATCCATTGCAACCAAGTCGAAGTGAT AGCCACATTGAAGGATGGGAGGAAAATCTGCCTTGACCCAGACGCTCCCAGAATTAAGAAAATTGTACAGAAAAAATTGGCAGGTGATGAATCCACTGATTGA